The uncultured Eubacteriales bacterium region CCCGGAAAAACGGGCGGAGGACCTTATGGCCGCCTTTGCCGACCAGGAAATCAAGGGGATCTTCTCCTGTATTGGCGGGACGGACAGCATCCGTATGCTGCCCTATATAGACTTTGACCTCATGGGCAAAAATCCCAAGGTCTTTACCGGCTATTCCGACACCACAGTGCCCCATTTCCTCTGCATGAAAGCGGGTATCTCCTCCATGTATGGCCCTGCCATCCTCACCGACTTCGCCGAGAATGTGGCAATGACCCCTTATACGGTGGAGGCCGTCCGGCGGGCTTTTTTCACCGTCGATCCTATCGGCCCGGTGGGCCCCAGCGAGACCTGGACCTCCCAACGGCTTTCGTGGGTGGAGGAAAACAAGAACACCGCCAGGGGCTTCCAGCCCAACGGTCCCTACGAGGTGCTGCAAGGGGCGGGCAAGACCCAGGGGCGGCTCATCGGCGGCTGCCTAGAGGTGCTAAACTACCTCCGGGGCACCAGCCTCTTCCCCACGTCCGACCATTTCGATGGGGCCATACTCTTCCTGGAGACCAGTGAGTGTGAGTCACCCCCCTGGCTGGTGGAGGACGAGCTGCGCTGCCTTGGTACGATGGGGATTTTGAGCCGTCTGAGCGGCATCTTCTGGGGCAAGCCCCAGGGGGAGAAGTACGACAAGGAGTACCGGGACGTGACCCGCAAGGTACTGGCGGAGGCGGGCCGGGCCGACCTGCCAGTGCTCTGCAACGGCTCTTTTGGTCATAACGAGCCCAAGACCATCCTCCCCTATGGCGCGCTGGCCGAAATCGACTGCGACAGCGCAGGCTTTTCCATTCTGGAGAGCGCGGTTTTATAAATCCTGTGAATTTTTATATATCGTTTCCCCTGCTCCCCATTTCTTTGATTTTAAAGAACAAGGGCGGCGCGACATCTTTGACGCGCCGCCCTCCCCGCGAAGAAAAAGAAAACCGCCCTCGGGGTCAGATAAAAAATCTGTCCCCGGGGGCGATTCATAATGGATGCCCGCGCGCGGTTTTAGGCCTTTTCGTCCACGGTATCCCGCTCCCGGAACAGGAGGGAGATGCACCAGACGGCGGACAGGCCAACAAGCGTGTAGATGACCCGTGATACGGCGCTGCCGGAGCCGCCGAAGGCGAAGGCCACTACGTCGAAGCCGAAAATCCCGATACTACCCCAGTTGAGCCCGCCGATGATGGCGAGGACCAGAGCGATCTTGTCCATGATCATTTCCCGAGAAACCTCCTCTAAATGGATTTCCGGGTATAGCATGGGCACCTTTCGTACAAATTATTCAAAATGTTTTATTCGCGCGTTGCGCGCGCTCACTCCTCACGAGTCAGCGACTTGGGCCCGAAACCGTGGGGCAGCAGATCTTCAGAGAGGTCCAGCGTCACGAATTCATGGTCGCCCCGTGCCACCAACACGGTGAGGCCGGGGGCAAATTCGTAGAGCATCTGGCGGCACGCGCCGCAGGGCCAGCAGTAGTCGGCAGAGTTGCCCACGATGGCGATGCGCCTGAAGTCATCCCTGTGACCCTCGCTGACCGCCTTCACCAGTGCGGTGCGCTCGGCACAGATACAGGAGCCATAAGCCGCGTTCTCCACGTTGCACCCGGTATAGACTGAGCCGTCCTCGCACTCCAGCGCCGCCCCCACGGGGAAACCGGAGTAGGGTACATAGGAGCGCTCCAGCATGGCAAAAGCCAGCTCTACCAGTTCCTTATCGGTCATAAAAAGGTCCCCCTTTCGCGTTGTATGGGTATCATACCACGTGAAAGGGGGATTTTGCAACGACATATGGCTTTTTAAAAATCTTTCTTGCCCAGGCAGCCGCTCTCCCGGTAGGACAGATGACCTACCTCTTTTTCACCGGCTCTGGTAGGATAAAGCTACCCTACCGCTGGCCCTTGTCGTAGGGTACTCCCTCCGCTTTGGGGGCGCGGGACTTCTTAGACGTGAAGGCCAGGACCACCAGCGAGATGATGTAGGGCAGCATATTGTACAATGCGCTGGGCAGGTTCAACGCTGCCAGGAAATTAAAGCCGGTATACACGTTGCCCAGAGCCCGGAAGAAACCGAAGAGCAGGGCCGCCAGGGCGATGCGCGTGGGTTTCCACTGGCCGAAGATCATAACGGCCAGTGCCAAGAAACCGAAACCGGCCACGCCATTTTCAAACTTCCACTCGCTGACGCCGGCGGTGATGTAGACGATGCCGCCGAGGCCGCCCAGAAAGCCGGAGATCAGCACGCCTGCGTAGCGCATCTTATAGACGTTGATGCCCACGCTGTCAGCGGCCTGGGGATGCTCGCCGCAAGCCATGAGACGCAAGCCGAAACGGGTCTTGTAAAGCGTGAGGTAGGCGAGAACCAGGGCCACGACGGCCAGCAGCATGAACCAGTTGAACTCGAACCCGGAGATGTTTAAAAGAAAGGCTTTCTTGGCGGCGATATACTGGATGGTGGAGGAGACGTTGTCTACGCTGGCCGAAGTGTTCATCGCCTTGACAAACACAGTGGCGGCGGCGGTGCCCAACAGGTTCATGGCGGTGCCGACCAGAGTCTGGTCCGCCTTGAAATTGACCGCCGCAACAGCTAAAAGCAGGGAGTAGAGCATACCAAATACTACGCTTCCCAGGATAGTGAGCACCAAGATCAGAAAAGGACTTGTGCCTGTGGGGAGAAACTTCATCATCAGCGCCCCACCCAGAGCCCCCATGACCATGATGCCCTCAAGGCCAATGTTGATGACGCCGGAGTGCTCGGAGAAACAGCCGCCCAGAGCGACCAGAAGCAGCACGGAGGCAAAAATCAGCGTGTATTGAATCAGCAGCGTCATACCTGCTCGCCCCCCTTCCCGTCCTTCGTTTCTTGAGCTTTGGCGGTCTCACGCGCCCTCTCCTCTTTCCGGGCGGCGCGCATATCCATAAAGTTTTTAAAGAAGAGGACGAAACCGCAGAGGTAGATGATGAGGGCGGAGATCAGATCAGAGATCTGCGCGGAGTACATGGTCTTATCCACGTATGAGCCGCCGTTGGTGATATGCTGGATGAAGTAAGAGGAGAAGATAGCGCCGATGGGGTTCAGGCCGCCCAGGAAGGCCGCAGCGATACCGTTAAAGCCCATTGCGGGGACCGAGGATTGCGTGCATTGCCACTGTTCGAATCCGGTCAGGAAGAAGAGCGCCGCACCCATGCCGGCCAGGCCGCCAGCGATGGCCATGGTGAGGATGATGTTGCGTTTCTCCTTCATGCCGCAGTAGCGGGCGGCGAATCTGTTGTAGCCGGTGGCCTTCAGCTCATAGCCGAATTTAGTCTTATTCAGCACCACCCAAACGAGTATTGCCATGATGGCCGCAATTGGGATGGCGATGGTCACATACTGGTTTTTGGTGAAGAGGGTATCCAAGCCCATGCTGGGGATAATGGCGCTCTTGTTGGTGCTGGAGAGCGTCAGGGTATAGGGGCTGGCGACCTCTTTAACGTTGCTCAGGAGCATGTTCACGCCGTAAAGGCTGATCCAGTTGAGCATGATGCAGGAGATGACCTCGTTCACGTTGCAGTAGGCCTTGAGCAGGCCGGAAATCCCGCCCAGCAGGGCGCCCGCCGCGATGGCGGCGAGGATGCAGATATACCAGGGCATCCCGAAGGCCAGAGCACAGAAGAGGCTTGCGCCCGCGCCTACCACGTACTGCCCGGCGGCTCCGATATTGAAGAGACCGACCTTATAGGCAAACAGTATGGATAGGCTGCACATGACCAGCGGCGCGGTCTTCACCAGGGTGTTGCCCAGATATTTAAGCTGGGCGGGGACACTTGGGTAGGTCCAGAAGTTCTGGACGATGGTGAGGATCGCTTTACCCGCGCCGGCGGGGTTGATGATCAAAAGCACAATATAGCCGATGAGAAGGCCCAGGAGGATACACAAAAGTGAGGCCACCAGGGATTGGACGCCCTTGCTCTTCAAGAGGGTACGAGCGTTTTTTTCCGGTTTCATCTCTTATTTCTCCTCCCTCTTGGCGCCGGCCATATAGAGGCCCAGCTCTTCCACCGTAGTGGTCTTGGGGTCCAGCTCACCCACGATCTCGCCCTCGTACATAACAAGGATGCGGTCGGAGAGGGCCATGACCTCGTCCAGCTCCAGGCTCACCAGCAGCACCGCCTTACCAGCGTCGCGCTGAGCCACGATCTGGCTGTGGATGTACTCGATGGCGCCGACGTCCAGGCCGCGGGTGGGCTGGACGGCGATGAGGAGTTCAGGGTCCTTGTCGATCTCACGGGCCACGATGGCCTTCTGCTGGTTGCCGCCGGACATGCTGCGCGCCGGAGTGGCGGGGCCCTGGCCGGAGCGTACATCGTACTGCCCGATCAATTTCTCGGCATAGTCGCGGATGGCCTTGCGCTTGAGAAACCCGGCCTGAACGAACTGGGGCTCGAAATAGCGCTGAAGGACCATGTTGTCCTCCAATGTGTAGTCAAGGACGAGGCCGTATTTGTGCCGGTCCTCTGGGATATGGCTCATGCCTGAGACCGAGCGCTTGCGGATGGGTGCCTTGGTGATATCCTGACCCCTCAGGGTGATCTTGCCGCCCTCGACAGAGTCGATGCCCGTAAGACCGTAAACCAGCTCGGACTGGCCGTTCCCGTCGATGCCAGCGATGCAGACGATCTCGCCCGCGCGGCACTGGAAGGACACGTTCTTGACGGCATTGTTCTTATGTACCTTGGAGGCCACGGTGAGGCCCTCCACGTCCAAGACCACGTCGCTGGGCTTGGCGGGATCCTTGTGGACGATAAAGTCCACATCACGGCCCACCATCATGCGGGAGAGCTCCTCCTTGGTGGTGCCTGCCACGTCGACAGTGCCCATGTACTTGCCCTTACGCAGCACAGTGCACCGGTCGGCCACAGCCATGATCTCGTTGAGCTTGTGGGTGATGAAGAGGACACTCTTGCCCTCTGCTTTGAGGCCGCGCATAATCTCCATGAGCTCTTCGATCTCCTGAGGGGTAAGCACCGCCGTGGGCTCGTCAAAAATCAGTATCTCATTGTCGCGGTAGAGCATCTTCAAAATCTCAGTGCGCTGCTGCATGCCGACCGAAATATCCTCCACCATAGCGTCCGGATCCACCTTCAGGCCGTACTTCTCACTGAGGGCAACGACCTTCCGCCGGGCCTCGTCCTTCTGGAGGAATGGGCCTTTAGTGGGCTCCACGCCCATAATGATGTTGTCGAGGACCGTAAAGACCTCCACCAGCTTGAAGTGCTGGTGTACCATGCCGATGCCCAGAGCGTTGGCGTCGTTCGGGTTCTTGATGGAGACCTCCTGCCCGTCCTTCTTAATGATGCCCTCCTCCGGCTGATAAAGGCCGAACAGGACGCTCATCAGGGTAGACTTGCCCGCGCCGTTTTCGCCCAGCAGCGCATGGATTTCCCCTTTTCTCACCTGCAGCGTGATGTTGTCGTTGGCAATGATGCCCGGAAACCGCTTGGTGATCTTCAGCATTTCAATAGCGTATGGTTGTTCCAAGCCGACTCTCCTCCCCCTTGGTAATCTTTGCGCCGCGCCGGCAGCGTTTTGCTAAACTGTTCTTATTATACGACATCCCGGCGACAGTTCCAAGGAAAAATGACGGATTTTTATTGAGAAAGCAAAATTTTTTTGTATAGAGCATAGCCCTTTTCATAAAAGATACCTTTTCAAGCTATTTTACGCGAATTCGGCCAAGCTATGGCCATGCGCTTGATTTTTAAGGCGGCTGTGCGGAGCTCCGCCACATAGCCGTTTTATAGATTTGCCCCAGGCAAATCTATAAAAAAGCGGACAGAGCAATGCTCTGTCCGCTTTAAAATGCAGATTTTTTTACTTAATGTTACCGTAGGCGTTGACAGTGGCGGTCTTGGCGTTGGCGGCGGGCTCCACGGTGATGTCGTTGGAGACGGTGATGGAGCCGTCGAACAGCTTGCCCACCAGGGTCTTATAGTCGTCCTGAGTGAACCCATCGCCAAACTGAGTGGTGTCCATGGGGATCTGGACATAGTTCTCCTCGGGGTTGGTGGACACGAGACCCAGGGTGTCGATCTTGCCGCCAAACTTGGCGAAGTTGCCGGCCTCGACCTCACCGAGCATGGTGTGGACGGTGGCGGCCAGGCCCTTCATGGCGGAGGTGATGGTCATGCCCTCGCCATAAGCGCCGTCGATGATGCCGGACTGGTCGACGTCGACACCGATGACCTTGGCGCCCTCGACCTTGGCAGCGGCCTCGGCAGCAGAGGTGTAGATGCCGCCGCCGCAGGCGAACACGGCCTGCACGCCCAGAGACTGATACCAGTTGTCCATGTAAGCGGTGATATCGGCGTCGCCGAAGAACTGGTTGCCATAGACGTACTCGACGGTCACAGGCTTGCCGGTCTCGGCGGCGGCGGCGTCAGCACCCTGCACGAAGCCGTAGCCATAGCGGACGACAGCGGGGACGGCCATGCCGCCCAGGAAGCCCACGTGGGTGTAGCCCAGCTTCACGGCGGCGTAGCCGGCCATGTAGCCGCAGAGCTCTTCCTGATACACAGCGCAGTAAACGTTCGAGGGCAGGGTGTAGTCGCCGAGGTCGCCAGCGCCCACGTCCAGAGCAATAAAGGTCACATCGGGATACACATCGGCGGTCTGGGTAATGGTCTCGCCGAAGGCGTAGCCGGGCATCACGATGACGTTGTAGCCATCGGCAACGGCCTTGTCGACCATGGCGACACGCTCGGCGGTGGAGTCACCGGCGGGCTTGTAGTAGCTGAAAGGAATCTTGTCGCCGCTGTAGGCCTTGCAGGCCTCATAAGTGGTCTGGTTGAAGGACTGGTCAGTGATATCGCCGTAGTCGGTGATCATGGCCACCTTCATATCAGTGGCGGGAGTACTCTCGCTGGGAGTGGCGGAAGCGCTGGGGGTGGTGGAGGCGGAGGGACTGGGGGAGCTGCTGCCCTGACCGCCGGTGGAACCGCAAGCTGCCAGAGCGAAGACCAGCGCGAGGGACAGCACCAGAGCAAGGATTTTACGGGACTTGTTCATTGTAACATCTACCTTCCTTTCGAACGTTGATGGCCGGCTGGAGCAAACTTCTCTGTTTACCCCTGAGCCGGACCCGTATTGACATTATAACCCACCTGTCCAAAAAGAGCAACGGACAAATGTTCTTTTGTCATCTTTTTTTTACAGTTTTGAAACATTTACAAAAAACGTCTTCTTCCGCCGGGCAGCCCGATTTTGTGCCCTCACAGGCCGCACACCTCCCCGAGCACCAATACCGCAGGCTCTTTCACCGCAGCCTCCCGGGCAGCGCGGGGCAGGGTCTCCGCCGTCGCGTTCACTCGGCGCTGTGTGAGCAGCGCGCCGTTTTCCACCAGAGACGCGGGGGTATCTGGCGGAAGACCCACCGCCAGGAGCCCGGCGCAGATAGCCTCCAGATTCTCCATCGCCATGAGGAAGACCAGGGTCCCCCCCACCCGGACCAGGGCCTCATAGTCGAGTTCCAAGGTTTTTCCAGTGCGAGGGCTGCCGCTTAAAATATGGACCGAGCCGGACAGGTCCCCACAGGTTACGGGGATGCCCGCGCAGGCGGGGACAGCCAGGGCGGCTGTAAGGCCGGGAATCACCTCCACAGGTACGTCCAACGCCTCCATCGCGGCCTTCTCTTCGTATCCCCTGCCGTAGAGGAAGGGGTCTCCCCCCTTGAGCCGCACCACCCGGAAACCCGCTTTGGCTTTTTGCGCTAAAATGGGTACAATGTCCTCCTGCCGCACCGCGTCCGGATCGCTCCGGCGAGTCACCGGAATGCGGGATGCGCCTTCCGGGGCCAGAGCCAGGATGTCGGGACTCACAAGGCTGTCGTAGGCCAGCACCTGGGCGTGGGCAATCGCCTCCCGCCCCGCCAGGGTCAGCAGGCCCGCCCCGCCGGGGCCCGCCCCCACAAGGGCGACAGGCTCCGTCATCAATACCCTCCGGCGGGCGTGTCGGCGGAGAGCCCGGCGATGATCTTGACGCCCGCGCTGGCCCCCAGGCGGTTGGCCCCCGCACCCAGCATGGCCACCGCATCCTCGTAGGTCCGTACGCCGCCGGAGGCCTTCACCCCCACGTCAGGGCCCACAGTGGCGCGCATCAGAGCCACGTCATGGACGGTGGCCCCGCCGGTGGAGTACCCGGTGGAGGTCTTGACAAAGGCGGCGCCCGCCTTCTTGCTGACCTCACAGGCCTTGACCTTCTCCTCGTCGGTGAGAAGGCAGGTCTCCAGAATCACCTTAACCCTGGCGCTCTCCGCGGCTGCCACCACGGAGGCGATGTCCCGCTCCACCAGAGCCCAGTCGCCGGACTTGATGGCCCCCACGTTGATGACCATGTCCACCTCGCCCGCGCCATCGGCCACGGCCTGGGCGGTCTCGGCGGCCTTGGCCTCCGGGGTATGGGTCCCGAAGGGGAAGCCTGCTACGCAGCAGGGCGTTACGCCGCTGCCCCGCAGCTCGTCCGCCACCAGCTTGATGTAAGAGGGGTTGACGCACACGCTGGCGAAGCGGTGCTCAATGGCTTCCTTACAGATTCTCTTTACATCATCCACGGTGGCCTCGGGCTTTAAGAGGGTGTGGTCGATGTGCCCAGCCAGTTGGGCGGGGGTGTATGTTTTCTCTTCCATAATTTCTTTTTCTCCTTTTGGATATATTTTTTATAAAAAGCCAATTTTGTTCCAATCAACGCAGTTTTTAAGGCATTATTTATTTCCCATTATTCCTACTGAATTTAGAGGTTTATCTTGACTTTTTTCGATTTTATTCCTATACTGAAACGGTAAATAGAAGGAGGCATATTTTATGGGAACCATTAAATTAAAGGACAACCTCTACTCCGTGGGCGTGCTCAACCCCGGCCTGCGGGTCTTCGATATCGTGATGCACTCGCCCTACGGTACCAGCTACAACTCCTATCTCCTCACCGGGGAGAAGAACGCTCTGGTTGAGACGGTGCACGTCGACTTCTGGGAGGAGTACAGGGCTAACATAGAGTCGGTCATTCCCCTGGAAAAGCTGGACTACCTCATCATGGACCACAACGAGCCCGACCACTCGGGCAGCGTGGTAAAGCTTCTGGAGCTCTGCCCCAATCTGACCATCCTCTGCTCCCAGTCGGGCAAGCGGTATCTGGAGGAGATCACCAACCGTTCCTTTAACTGCCGCGTGGTCAAGCAGGGGGATACTCTGGACCTGGGCGGCCGGACGCTGGAGTTCATTCCCGCCCCCATGCTTCACTGGGCGGACTCCATGTTCACCTGGTCCCCGTCCGACAAGGTGCTCTTCTCCTGCGACTTCCTGGGCACCCACTACTGTGAGCCGACGATGATGGACATCACCACCCACTACCCCGAGGCATACATGGGCCAGGTGAAAAACTACTTTGACTGCATCTTCGGGCCCTTCAAGCCCTTTGTGCTGGCCGGGCTCGACAAGATCGGCGCCCTCTCCCCCGCCCCTGAGCTGATCTGCACCTGCCACGGGCCCTGCCTCACCGAGAGCATCGGCAAGC contains the following coding sequences:
- the fprA gene encoding Flavo-diiron protein FprA2, translated to MGTIKLKDNLYSVGVLNPGLRVFDIVMHSPYGTSYNSYLLTGEKNALVETVHVDFWEEYRANIESVIPLEKLDYLIMDHNEPDHSGSVVKLLELCPNLTILCSQSGKRYLEEITNRSFNCRVVKQGDTLDLGGRTLEFIPAPMLHWADSMFTWSPSDKVLFSCDFLGTHYCEPTMMDITTHYPEAYMGQVKNYFDCIFGPFKPFVLAGLDKIGALSPAPELICTCHGPCLTESIGKLKTLYREWSAPVVRQRKLAAVLYCSAYGCTAALARAAAKALEDEGLDVEIRDVTFTDLAESAALANECDLLAVGSPTINRDAPKAIWDVLASIDAINVKGKPAFTFGSYGWSGEASEMLRIRLQQLKFCVPDAPLRAMFTPTEANLAAVAELACESATKLC
- the deoC gene encoding Deoxyribose-phosphate aldolase, coding for MEEKTYTPAQLAGHIDHTLLKPEATVDDVKRICKEAIEHRFASVCVNPSYIKLVADELRGSGVTPCCVAGFPFGTHTPEAKAAETAQAVADGAGEVDMVINVGAIKSGDWALVERDIASVVAAAESARVKVILETCLLTDEEKVKACEVSKKAGAAFVKTSTGYSTGGATVHDVALMRATVGPDVGVKASGGVRTYEDAVAMLGAGANRLGASAGVKIIAGLSADTPAGGY
- a CDS encoding Branched-chain amino acid ABC transporter, permease protein → MKPEKNARTLLKSKGVQSLVASLLCILLGLLIGYIVLLIINPAGAGKAILTIVQNFWTYPSVPAQLKYLGNTLVKTAPLVMCSLSILFAYKVGLFNIGAAGQYVVGAGASLFCALAFGMPWYICILAAIAAGALLGGISGLLKAYCNVNEVISCIMLNWISLYGVNMLLSNVKEVASPYTLTLSSTNKSAIIPSMGLDTLFTKNQYVTIAIPIAAIMAILVWVVLNKTKFGYELKATGYNRFAARYCGMKEKRNIILTMAIAGGLAGMGAALFFLTGFEQWQCTQSSVPAMGFNGIAAAFLGGLNPIGAIFSSYFIQHITNGGSYVDKTMYSAQISDLISALIIYLCGFVLFFKNFMDMRAARKEERARETAKAQETKDGKGGEQV
- a CDS encoding Porphyrin biosynthesis protein HemD (Includes: Uroporphyrinogen-III C-methyltransferase; Uroporphyrinogen-III synthase) (fragment), yielding MTEPVALVGAGPGGAGLLTLAGREAIAHAQVLAYDSLVSPDILALAPEGASRIPVTRRSDPDAVRQEDIVPILAQKAKAGFRVVRLKGGDPFLYGRGYEEKAAMEALDVPVEVIPGLTAALAVPACAGIPVTCGDLSGSVHILSGSPRTGKTLELDYEALVRVGGTLVFLMAMENLEAICAGLLAVGLPPDTPASLVENGALLTQRRVNATAETLPRAAREAAVKEPAVLVLGEVCGL
- a CDS encoding Basic membrane protein → MNKSRKILALVLSLALVFALAACGSTGGQGSSSPSPSASTTPSASATPSESTPATDMKVAMITDYGDITDQSFNQTTYEACKAYSGDKIPFSYYKPAGDSTAERVAMVDKAVADGYNVIVMPGYAFGETITQTADVYPDVTFIALDVGAGDLGDYTLPSNVYCAVYQEELCGYMAGYAAVKLGYTHVGFLGGMAVPAVVRYGYGFVQGADAAAAETGKPVTVEYVYGNQFFGDADITAYMDNWYQSLGVQAVFACGGGIYTSAAEAAAKVEGAKVIGVDVDQSGIIDGAYGEGMTITSAMKGLAATVHTMLGEVEAGNFAKFGGKIDTLGLVSTNPEENYVQIPMDTTQFGDGFTQDDYKTLVGKLFDGSITVSNDITVEPAANAKTATVNAYGNIK
- the yufO gene encoding Uncharacterized ABC transporter ATP-binding protein YufO, with product MEQPYAIEMLKITKRFPGIIANDNITLQVRKGEIHALLGENGAGKSTLMSVLFGLYQPEEGIIKKDGQEVSIKNPNDANALGIGMVHQHFKLVEVFTVLDNIIMGVEPTKGPFLQKDEARRKVVALSEKYGLKVDPDAMVEDISVGMQQRTEILKMLYRDNEILIFDEPTAVLTPQEIEELMEIMRGLKAEGKSVLFITHKLNEIMAVADRCTVLRKGKYMGTVDVAGTTKEELSRMMVGRDVDFIVHKDPAKPSDVVLDVEGLTVASKVHKNNAVKNVSFQCRAGEIVCIAGIDGNGQSELVYGLTGIDSVEGGKITLRGQDITKAPIRKRSVSGMSHIPEDRHKYGLVLDYTLEDNMVLQRYFEPQFVQAGFLKRKAIRDYAEKLIGQYDVRSGQGPATPARSMSGGNQQKAIVAREIDKDPELLIAVQPTRGLDVGAIEYIHSQIVAQRDAGKAVLLVSLELDEVMALSDRILVMYEGEIVGELDPKTTTVEELGLYMAGAKREEK
- a CDS encoding Peptidase U61 LD-carboxypeptidase A encodes the protein MLSLKKPERLRPGDKVATVSLSWGGAGDEEILWRYYQGKARLEEVFGLRVVEMPHTLAGTQFVYDHPEKRAEDLMAAFADQEIKGIFSCIGGTDSIRMLPYIDFDLMGKNPKVFTGYSDTTVPHFLCMKAGISSMYGPAILTDFAENVAMTPYTVEAVRRAFFTVDPIGPVGPSETWTSQRLSWVEENKNTARGFQPNGPYEVLQGAGKTQGRLIGGCLEVLNYLRGTSLFPTSDHFDGAILFLETSECESPPWLVEDELRCLGTMGILSRLSGIFWGKPQGEKYDKEYRDVTRKVLAEAGRADLPVLCNGSFGHNEPKTILPYGALAEIDCDSAGFSILESAVL
- a CDS encoding conserved exported hypothetical protein (Evidence 4 : Homologs of previously reported genes of unknown function); translation: MIMDKIALVLAIIGGLNWGSIGIFGFDVVAFAFGGSGSAVSRVIYTLVGLSAVWCISLLFRERDTVDEKA
- a CDS encoding hypothetical protein (Evidence 5 : No homology to any previously reported sequences) → MKRAMLYTKKFCFLNKNPSFFLGTVAGMSYNKNSLAKRCRRGAKITKGEESRLGTTIRY
- a CDS encoding Branched-chain amino acid ABC transporter, permease protein, whose product is MTLLIQYTLIFASVLLLVALGGCFSEHSGVINIGLEGIMVMGALGGALMMKFLPTGTSPFLILVLTILGSVVFGMLYSLLLAVAAVNFKADQTLVGTAMNLLGTAAATVFVKAMNTSASVDNVSSTIQYIAAKKAFLLNISGFEFNWFMLLAVVALVLAYLTLYKTRFGLRLMACGEHPQAADSVGINVYKMRYAGVLISGFLGGLGGIVYITAGVSEWKFENGVAGFGFLALAVMIFGQWKPTRIALAALLFGFFRALGNVYTGFNFLAALNLPSALYNMLPYIISLVVLAFTSKKSRAPKAEGVPYDKGQR
- the CDA gene encoding Cytidine deaminase, which produces MTDKELVELAFAMLERSYVPYSGFPVGAALECEDGSVYTGCNVENAAYGSCICAERTALVKAVSEGHRDDFRRIAIVGNSADYCWPCGACRQMLYEFAPGLTVLVARGDHEFVTLDLSEDLLPHGFGPKSLTREE